In Silene latifolia isolate original U9 population chromosome X, ASM4854445v1, whole genome shotgun sequence, the following proteins share a genomic window:
- the LOC141619610 gene encoding uncharacterized protein LOC141619610, with the protein MSINCSDVEQFPPLVSGLQNKHNNKTTNTVASSSVGNSVVIGGPSGGDVQKTKNVNEMVGVQPYDLDSIHSEDQEWIVQTRRKGKSQLTVIEEEPSDLLRFTVKDVKDKHEHWKNSVYCFILSANPPVEVVDGFIKRIWSLIARPWRADVELVKEDVKEVPVWVRLEQLPLKFWGKCLPKIEGLLGKFVQTDIAMKDKTRLGVARIIVEVPFGRAILENVKFMDEEGLVVTIKVEFEWKPLLCTQSKKIIRISRQELLDKGQSSENFGTDTFLESLNTATLTIGIGVVATNGSGLPPNGDWVIWSQALNSVRNNLCANWYLSTNTSYHKGGRVWVLWNPSIFSVNFLDYSAHAIHAVVKNLGNGYNFYFTMVYPFNDVNKKKPLWFNLGAYNSNIMGPWVICGDFNTVLVPSERLGDNSTFEEMDDFQKCVNECGLADSSAIGPFYTWSNKQDPSPRVFSRLDRLFINSAWLWDNGYVYAHFYTEGVFDHTPCVVQTQGNIEKPRRSFKYYNMWSKAKDFKDCVSHVWRRDWNGSLMFNLVMKLKCLKWSLK; encoded by the exons ATGTCGATTAATTGTTCGGATGTTGAACAATTTCCCCCTCTAGTCTCTGGTTTACAAAACAAGCATAATAATAAAACAACAAATACTGTAGCTTCGTCGTCGGTAGGGAATTCCGTGGTGATTGGAGGACCTAGCGGTGGAGATGTGCAAAAAACTAAGAACGTGAACGAAATGGTTGGTGTCCAACCCTATGATCTGGATTCAATACACTCGGAGGATCAGGAGTGGATTGTTCAGACTAGGCGTAAGGGCAAATCTCAGTTGACTGTCATTGAGGAGGAGCCTTCGGATTTGTTGCGATTTACTGTTAAGGACGTTAAGGATAAACATGAGCATTGGAAAAActcagtttattgctttattctcaGTGCCAATCCTCCAGTGGAGGTGGTGGATGGGTTTATCAAGCGAATTTGG TCGTTAATTGCGCGCCCATGGAGAGCTGATGTTGAGTTAGTCAAGGAAGATGTTAAGGAGGTACCTGTCTGGGTTAGGTTAGAGCAGTTACCGCTGAAATTCTGGGGTAAATGTCTCCCTAAGATAGAAGGGTTATTGGGTAAGTTTGTCCAGACAGATATTGCTATGAAAGATAAGACTCGATTGGGGGTTGCTCGCATTATAGTGGAAGTACCATTTGGTAGAGCCATCCTTGAGAATGTCAAATTTATGGATGAAGAAGGTCTTGTGGTTACTATTAAAGTGGAGTTTGAGTGGAAACCACTCTTGTGCACCCAGT CAAAGAAGATCATACGAATCAGTAGGCAGGAGTTACTTGACAAAGGGCAAAGTTCGGAGAATTTTGGTACTGATACTTTTCTTGAGTCCCTTAATACTGCTACTCTTActattggaattggtgtggtggCTACAAATGGTAGTGGATTACCTCCTAATGGGG ATTGGGTTATTTGGTCTCAAGCTCTAAATAGTGTGAGGAACAATTTGTGTGCCAATTGGTATCTTTCTACTAATACTTCATATCATAAAGGTGGTCGGGTATGGGTTTTGTGGAATCCCTCTATTTTTAGTGTAAATTTTCTGGATTATAGTGCTCATGCTATACATGCGGTGGTCAAAAATTTAGGCAATGGATATAATTTTTATTTCACTATGGTGTATCCTTTCAATGATGTTAATAAAAAGAAGCCATTATGGTTTAATTTGGGTGCTTATAATAGCAACATTATGGGGCCTTGGGTGATTTGTGGAGACTTTAATACAGTCTTGGTCCCTTCAGAAAGGTTAGGAGATAATTCCACTTTTGAGGAGATGGATGATTTCCAGAAGTGTGTGAATGAATGTGGTCTTGCTGACTCTTCTGCTATAGGGCCCTTTTATACCTGGTCTAATAAACAAGACCCCTCCCCAAGAGTCTTTAGTAGATTAGATAGATTGTTCATTAACTCTGCTTGGCTATGGGATAATGGAtatgtttatgctcatttttaTACTGAAGGGGTTTTTGACCATACCCCATGTGTGGTTCAAACACAAGGTAATATAGAGAAACCAAGGAGAAGTTTTAAATACTATAATATGTGGAGTAAGGCTAAGGATTTTAAAGATTGTGTGAGTCATGTTTGGAGAAGGGATTGGAATGGTTCTTTGATGTTCAATCTTGTCATGAAACTGAAATGCCTCAAATGGTCCTTAAAGTAG